GTAGTTGGTACAGAAACCACAGGCCAAGTAGGATCACGGCCGGGATCTCGACAAACGTGACGAAGACGAACAGTGGCACGAGCGTGAGCACGCGCGCGCGTGGGAACAGAACCAAATACGCGCCCAGGACACCCGAGATTGCACCGCTCGCGCCCACCATTGGAATGAGCGAGTCTGGCTTGATGATCGTCTGGACGAGCGCCGCCATCGTGCCGCACAACAGATAGAACACGATGAAGCGAACATGCCCTATCCGGTCTTCGACGTTGTCGCCGAAGATCCAAAGGTACAACATATTGCCGAACAGGTGTGCAAGCCCACCGTGCACGAACATCGACGTGAGCAACGATTCGATGGTGAAATATTGCGGTACCAGGCCGTAACGGTGGAGAAACAGCTCCCCGGTGGGCGAGTCGAGGCTCGGTGTGACGAAGTACACGAGCACGTTGGCGGCTAGAATCGTCCAGGTCACCCACGGCGTCGTTTGAGTGGGGATGAGGTCCCGGATCGGGATCATTTGCTCATTGTATGCAAAAAGGAAATCGGCCCTCGTGCAGGTAGGCTGCGTGTCATGACGGGGGCGCCAGACGGAGGGGCAATCGCAATGCGGAGGGTGTGTGTGTTTTGTGGGTCGAGCAGAGGTCAGCGGCCCCGCCATGCCGCATCGGCTCGTCAACTGGCGCAGGCGCTGATCGCACGCGAGCTTGGACTGGTCTACGGGGGCGCACACGTGGGCCTCATGGGTGAGCTCTGCGATGCAATGCTTGCCGCTGGAGGCGAGGTCATCGGGGTGATTCCACAGACGCTCGTCGATCGCGAAGTGGCTCACACGGGCATCGCCGACCTGCGGATCGTCGAAGGCATGCACGCGCGGAAGGCGCTCATGGCGGAGCTCGCCGACGCCTTTCTCGCGTTGCCCGGCGGCATCGGCACGCTCGAGGAGCTATTCGAGGTGTGGACATGGTTCACCCTCGATCTGCATCGGAAGCCATGCGGACTGGCGGACGTCGATGGCTTCTATCGGCCGCTCGTCGACTTCCTCGACCATGCGGTCGTCGAGGGATTCGTACGGCAGGAGACGCGTGCGACGCTGCTGGTCGACGAGGACATCGAGCGGTTGCTCGATCGGCTCGTTGCGGCCATGCCACCAAGTGAGGGTGCTCAAGCGGGCGTGGCAATGGATCAGCTCTAGGTAGGGCCGCCTCGCCGAGGCATCCTCCTCTCAGCATCGTATGTATGTTCTGTAAGAATTGCGGTACGGAAATTGCCGACAAGGCGCTCATTTGCTACAAGTGTGGCCGTGCCACGTTCGAAGCGCAGCGTCAGCCGCCCTTGCCTCGAGCGAGGCTCGGCCCGCTGCTCTCGGTGCTCGCGCTGATAGCGCTCGTCCTCGCCGCGTTGTTCCTCGGCGCGACACAGACCGATGAGGTGCCTTGGTGGGTGCCGTGGGTCATCGGAGGCATAGCCTTCCTTCTGCTGCTCTGGCGCGCAGCGCGGTGGCGGAAATGACGACCAGCTCACGCGTCTACGATTGGAACGCCGTCGACGATGCCAGCGGGACGTTGCCCGTGTTGCTGGACGATGAGACGCTGCGCGATGGGTTGCAGTCGCCGTCGATCGAGACCCCTGCTATCGAGAAGAGGATCGAGATCTTGCGGCTCATGGAGTCGCTCGGCATCGAGTGTGCGGATATCGGTTTTCCAGCTGCCAGCGAACGAGCCGCCAGGGATACCGAGCGAATCGCACGCGAAATCGTGACTGCCGGCATGCGCATCCAGCCGAATTGCGCGGCGCGCACCGTCGTGGGCGACATCCGACCGATCGTGGAGATCTCACAGCGCGTGGGCACTCCGATCGAGGTCGCCGCCTTCATCGGCTCCAGTCCCATTCGTCAGTTCGTGGAGGATTGGACCATCGACGATCTCGAGCAGCGGACGGAGGCGGCCGTGTCCTTCGCCGTCCGCGAGCGCCTACCAATCTTTCTGGTCACAGAGGACACGACGCGGGCCGAGCCGCAGAGCCTTCGCCGGATCTATGGTGCCGCGCTGCGAGCCGGCGCTCGTCGCGTCTGCGTTGCGGACACCGTCGGTCACGCAACACCCGAGGGCGCGCGTGCAGTCGTGCGGTTCGTGCGGACGATTATCGACGAGTGTGGCGTCGACGCGGGCATTGACTGGCACGGTCACGACGACCGAGGACTGGCGGTTGCCAACTCGCTGGCCGCCATCGACGCGGGTGCCACGCGGGTGCACGCGACCGCCCTTGGCATTGGCGAGCGCGTGGGCAACACGCCGATGGAGCTGCTCCTCGTCAATCTCGTGCTCCTCGGTTACATGGACCGTGATCTGACCGACCTCCATCGGTACTGCGCCGCGGTGTCGGAGGTCTGCGAGCGGCCCATCCCGGTCAACTACCCGATCTTCGGCCGTGATGCGTTCCGGACGGCCACCGGCGTGCACGCGGCCGCCATCATCAAGGCCTTCCGCAAGGGCGCCCCGGAGCTCGCAGACGCGATCTATTCGAGCGTGCCCGCTCATCTCGTCGGCCGAGAGCAGGAGATTGAGATTGGTCCCATGTCGGGCCGTTCCAACATCGTCTATTGGTTGGAGCACCGAGGTGTCGACGTGCAGGACACGCTCGTGGATCACATCTTCACCGCGGCCAAGCAGGCGTCGAGGGTGCTGCGCGAAGACGAGGTCTGGGTGCTGGTAAGTGATCAAGGGATCAAGGGGTCGAGGGACCAAGGGACCCCTTGACCCCTTCGTCGCCCTGCCCCAGACGCTCCTACCTTTCTCCAATGCGCACATAGTCGCGCGGTGAAGAGCCGACGTAGATCTGCCGCGGCCGGGCGATCTTCTGTTCCGAGTCCCCCAGCATCTCCTCCCACTGTGCGAGCCAGCCGGCGGTGCGGGGAATCGCGAAGAGCACGGAGAACATCTCGAGGGGGAAGCCCATCGCCTGATAGATCAGTCCAGAGTAGAAGTCGACGTTCGGATAGAGCTTGCGGCTGACGAAATAATCGTCCTCGAGCGCGATCCGCTCGAGCTCGAGGGCGATGTCGAGCAACGGGTTCTTCCCCGTCACCTCGAACACCTCGTCGGCTGTTTGCTTGATGATCTTCGCGCGCGGGTCGTACGACTTGTAGACGCGGTGGCCAAAGCCCATGAGCCGTGTATCGCCTGCCTTCACTCGCTTGATGAAGTCTGGCACGTTGGCCACTGATCCGATCTGTTCCAGCATGCGCACGACCGCTTCATTCGCGCCGCCGTGCAAGGGGCCGTACAGTGCCGCCGCAGCGCCCGCCATCGCCGAGTACGGGTCCGCTTGCGAGCTGCCGATGCTCCGCATCGCGTTCGTGCTGCAGTTCTGTTCATGATCGGCGTGCAAGATGAACAAGACATCGAGCGCATGCTCCAGCACGGGATTCGGTTGATACTTCGCCTCCGCCATCTTGAACAGCATGTTCAAGAAGTTGCCGGTGAAGCTCAAGTCGTTGTCCGGATACACA
This genomic interval from Luteitalea sp. contains the following:
- a CDS encoding rhomboid family intramembrane serine protease codes for the protein MIPIRDLIPTQTTPWVTWTILAANVLVYFVTPSLDSPTGELFLHRYGLVPQYFTIESLLTSMFVHGGLAHLFGNMLYLWIFGDNVEDRIGHVRFIVFYLLCGTMAALVQTIIKPDSLIPMVGASGAISGVLGAYLVLFPRARVLTLVPLFVFVTFVEIPAVILLGLWFLYQLLVGVGTLASVRAQDVGGVAFWAHTGGFAAGMLTVKMFNRRDQGIKGSRGHG
- a CDS encoding TIGR00730 family Rossman fold protein; this encodes MRRVCVFCGSSRGQRPRHAASARQLAQALIARELGLVYGGAHVGLMGELCDAMLAAGGEVIGVIPQTLVDREVAHTGIADLRIVEGMHARKALMAELADAFLALPGGIGTLEELFEVWTWFTLDLHRKPCGLADVDGFYRPLVDFLDHAVVEGFVRQETRATLLVDEDIERLLDRLVAAMPPSEGAQAGVAMDQL
- a CDS encoding zinc-ribbon domain-containing protein; its protein translation is MFCKNCGTEIADKALICYKCGRATFEAQRQPPLPRARLGPLLSVLALIALVLAALFLGATQTDEVPWWVPWVIGGIAFLLLLWRAARWRK
- a CDS encoding 2-isopropylmalate synthase — protein: MTTSSRVYDWNAVDDASGTLPVLLDDETLRDGLQSPSIETPAIEKRIEILRLMESLGIECADIGFPAASERAARDTERIAREIVTAGMRIQPNCAARTVVGDIRPIVEISQRVGTPIEVAAFIGSSPIRQFVEDWTIDDLEQRTEAAVSFAVRERLPIFLVTEDTTRAEPQSLRRIYGAALRAGARRVCVADTVGHATPEGARAVVRFVRTIIDECGVDAGIDWHGHDDRGLAVANSLAAIDAGATRVHATALGIGERVGNTPMELLLVNLVLLGYMDRDLTDLHRYCAAVSEVCERPIPVNYPIFGRDAFRTATGVHAAAIIKAFRKGAPELADAIYSSVPAHLVGREQEIEIGPMSGRSNIVYWLEHRGVDVQDTLVDHIFTAAKQASRVLREDEVWVLVSDQGIKGSRDQGTP
- a CDS encoding citrate synthase codes for the protein MPNTLTITDNRTGKQYEIPVADGTVRAMDLRQIKVDENDFGMMTYDPALQNTASCRSAVTFIDGERGVLMYRGYPIAQLAEHSTYLETAYVLLHGELPTAKQLGAWTREVTLHTMLHENIKQLMRAFRYNAHPMGVFLSTVGALSTFYPDAKQIFDQGLRQTHIRRLIAKTPSIAAYAYRHMTGRFYVYPDNDLSFTGNFLNMLFKMAEAKYQPNPVLEHALDVLFILHADHEQNCSTNAMRSIGSSQADPYSAMAGAAAALYGPLHGGANEAVVRMLEQIGSVANVPDFIKRVKAGDTRLMGFGHRVYKSYDPRAKIIKQTADEVFEVTGKNPLLDIALELERIALEDDYFVSRKLYPNVDFYSGLIYQAMGFPLEMFSVLFAIPRTAGWLAQWEEMLGDSEQKIARPRQIYVGSSPRDYVRIGER